A region of Bacillus cabrialesii DNA encodes the following proteins:
- a CDS encoding alpha/beta-type small acid-soluble spore protein yields MAQNSQNGNSSNQLLVPGAAQAIDQMKLEIASEFGVNLGADTTSRANGSVGGEITKRLVSFAQQNMGGGQF; encoded by the coding sequence ATGGCACAAAACAGTCAAAACGGTAACAGCAGTAACCAACTTCTAGTACCAGGAGCTGCTCAAGCAATCGACCAAATGAAATTAGAAATCGCTTCTGAATTCGGTGTAAACCTTGGAGCAGACACAACTTCTCGCGCTAACGGTTCTGTTGGAGGAGAGATCACAAAACGTCTTGTATCTTTTGCTCAACAAAACATGGGCGGAGGACAATTCTAA
- the sppA gene encoding signal peptide peptidase SppA produces MNAKRWIALVIALGIFGVSIIVSISMSFFESVKGAQTDLTSLTDESQEKTLENGSLSSKIAVLEVSGTIQDNGDSSSLLGSDGYNHRTFLKNLERAKEDKTVKGIVLKVNSPGGGVYESAEIHKKLEEIKKETKKPIYVSMGSMAASGGYYISTAADKIFATPETLTGSLGVIMESVNYSKLADKLGISFETIKSGAHKDIMSPSREMTKEEKNIMQSMVDNSYEGFVDVISEGRGMSKAEVKKIADGRVYDGRQAKKLKLVDELGFYDDTISAMKKDHKDLKNASVISYEESFGLGSLFSMGANKMFKSEIDFLNMREILSQSGSPRMMYLYAK; encoded by the coding sequence ATGAATGCAAAAAGATGGATCGCATTAGTGATTGCGCTGGGGATTTTCGGCGTGTCCATCATCGTCAGCATCTCAATGAGTTTCTTTGAAAGCGTCAAAGGCGCTCAAACGGATCTCACATCACTGACGGATGAATCGCAGGAAAAGACGCTGGAAAACGGCAGTCTCTCAAGTAAAATTGCCGTATTGGAGGTCAGCGGCACCATTCAGGATAATGGAGATTCAAGCAGTCTGCTCGGTTCAGACGGATATAACCACAGAACGTTCTTAAAAAACCTTGAGCGTGCAAAAGAGGACAAAACGGTCAAAGGCATCGTTCTGAAGGTGAATTCTCCGGGCGGCGGAGTATATGAAAGTGCTGAAATACATAAGAAGCTGGAAGAAATCAAGAAAGAAACAAAAAAACCGATTTATGTGTCGATGGGATCGATGGCAGCATCCGGCGGCTATTACATCTCAACAGCCGCTGATAAAATTTTTGCAACGCCGGAAACCCTGACCGGGTCACTCGGCGTCATTATGGAAAGCGTCAATTATTCAAAGCTTGCTGATAAGCTCGGCATTTCTTTTGAAACAATTAAGAGCGGTGCCCATAAGGATATTATGTCTCCTTCCCGTGAGATGACGAAAGAAGAAAAGAACATCATGCAATCCATGGTTGATAATTCGTATGAAGGCTTTGTTGATGTCATTTCCGAGGGCCGCGGCATGTCAAAAGCAGAGGTAAAGAAAATTGCGGATGGGCGCGTGTATGACGGACGGCAGGCGAAAAAGCTAAAACTCGTTGATGAGCTTGGTTTTTATGACGATACCATTTCAGCGATGAAAAAGGATCATAAGGATTTAAAAAATGCCTCTGTCATTTCTTATGAGGAAAGCTTCGGATTAGGCTCGCTGTTTTCCATGGGCGCGAACAAAATGTTTAAAAGTGAAATTGATTTTCTGAATATGAGAGAAATTCTTTCACAATCCGGTTCGCCGAGAATGATGTATCTCTATGCGAAGTAG
- the mbcS gene encoding acyl-CoA synthetase MbcS — protein sequence MLKREDLIAPMQYNLVNEMEKFSAAGQKTALLWEDESGKQASWSYEKLMEETNKIGAALADLGFKKGDKLIVMVPRVLEAYAVYLAILKSGMVVIPCSEMLRAKDLEYRIEHAEVKGAIVYSAFIGAFRDVSMADKLIKLSIGENDAGWQNLLSIEADGSQFKTADTTREDMAFLSYTSGTTGQPKGVVHTHGWAFAHLKTSAGAWLDISEKDIVWATAAPGWQKWVWSPFLAVLGSGATGFVYHGRFKAEKYLELLNRYKINVFCCTPTEYRLMAKVEGLDRYDLSALHSAVSAGEPLNREVIDVFQKHFGIKVRDGYGQTESTLLVGVLKDTDIKPGSMGKPTPGNQVEIINEDGEICKPGEVGDIAVHLSTPALFKEYYKDPERMKTQIRGDYFLTGDRAKKDEEGYFWFESRNDDIIISSGYTIGPFEVEDALVKHPEVKECAVVASPDEIRGSIVKAYVVLQDHEKRSDELVKMLQNHVKTITAPYKYPREIEFVESLPKTASAKIRRVELRRREEQLKANKKA from the coding sequence GTGTTAAAACGAGAAGATTTAATTGCCCCTATGCAATATAATTTAGTGAATGAAATGGAAAAGTTCAGTGCCGCTGGACAAAAAACCGCCCTTTTGTGGGAGGATGAGTCTGGCAAGCAAGCATCTTGGTCTTATGAAAAGCTGATGGAAGAAACAAATAAAATCGGAGCGGCTTTGGCTGACCTTGGATTTAAAAAGGGAGACAAGCTGATTGTAATGGTTCCGCGGGTGCTTGAAGCCTATGCTGTTTATTTGGCTATCCTGAAATCAGGAATGGTTGTCATTCCATGCTCAGAAATGCTTCGTGCCAAAGATCTTGAATATCGTATTGAACATGCAGAAGTGAAAGGCGCCATCGTCTATTCTGCATTTATCGGCGCTTTCCGTGATGTCAGTATGGCTGACAAATTGATAAAGCTGTCTATTGGCGAAAACGATGCAGGCTGGCAAAATCTATTATCGATTGAAGCGGATGGAAGCCAATTCAAAACAGCTGACACAACAAGAGAAGATATGGCTTTCCTATCTTACACATCCGGAACAACAGGTCAGCCTAAAGGTGTTGTACATACACACGGTTGGGCATTTGCTCATTTAAAAACATCTGCCGGCGCTTGGCTTGATATTTCTGAAAAGGATATCGTCTGGGCGACTGCTGCCCCAGGATGGCAAAAGTGGGTGTGGAGCCCGTTTTTAGCGGTGCTCGGAAGCGGAGCAACGGGTTTTGTGTACCATGGCAGATTCAAAGCAGAAAAATATTTAGAGCTTTTAAACCGCTACAAAATCAATGTCTTCTGCTGTACTCCGACGGAATACCGCTTAATGGCGAAGGTCGAAGGCTTAGACCGCTATGATCTTTCTGCCCTGCACAGCGCCGTTTCCGCAGGCGAACCGCTTAACCGTGAAGTCATTGATGTTTTCCAAAAGCACTTCGGCATTAAGGTGCGGGATGGATATGGCCAAACAGAAAGCACGCTTTTAGTCGGTGTCTTGAAAGATACGGATATTAAACCGGGAAGCATGGGAAAACCGACACCGGGAAATCAAGTGGAAATCATAAATGAAGACGGTGAAATTTGCAAACCTGGTGAGGTTGGCGATATCGCTGTTCACCTCAGCACGCCGGCGCTCTTTAAAGAATATTACAAAGATCCGGAAAGAATGAAAACACAAATTCGCGGCGATTATTTTCTGACAGGAGACAGAGCAAAAAAAGATGAGGAAGGTTACTTCTGGTTTGAAAGCCGAAATGACGACATCATTATCAGCTCCGGCTACACGATCGGGCCATTCGAAGTGGAAGACGCGCTCGTTAAGCACCCAGAAGTAAAAGAATGTGCTGTTGTCGCAAGCCCTGATGAAATCAGAGGCTCCATCGTTAAGGCGTATGTTGTCCTGCAAGATCATGAAAAACGCAGTGATGAGCTTGTCAAAATGCTGCAAAATCATGTGAAGACCATTACCGCTCCATACAAATATCCTAGAGAGATTGAATTTGTGGAAAGCCTCCCGAAAACGGCTTCTGCCAAAATCAGACGAGTGGAATTAAGAAGACGTGAAGAACAGCTCAAAGCCAATAAAAAGGCGTAA
- the ytfJ gene encoding GerW family sporulation protein, producing MADHPIQGLMKTAMENLKEMIDVNTIIGDPVETPDGSVILTVSKVGFGFAAGGSEFGGKPAEKKSEDDETREQKLPFGGGSGGGVSITPIAFLIVGSTGIRMLHLDENTHLIEKILDAAPQTLERIQQMFKKNNKNQGQGQNQNQMNNMNY from the coding sequence ATGGCAGACCATCCCATCCAAGGTTTAATGAAAACCGCTATGGAAAACTTGAAGGAAATGATTGATGTTAACACCATCATCGGAGATCCGGTTGAAACGCCGGATGGAAGCGTGATTTTGACTGTTTCTAAAGTTGGATTCGGATTCGCCGCGGGCGGAAGCGAGTTTGGCGGGAAACCGGCAGAAAAGAAATCGGAAGACGATGAGACAAGAGAACAAAAACTTCCTTTCGGAGGCGGAAGCGGGGGCGGTGTGTCCATTACGCCGATCGCGTTTTTAATTGTCGGATCGACCGGCATCAGAATGCTTCATTTAGATGAAAACACCCATTTAATTGAGAAAATTTTAGACGCAGCCCCTCAAACACTTGAACGCATCCAGCAAATGTTCAAGAAAAATAATAAGAACCAAGGCCAAGGCCAAAATCAAAACCAAATGAACAATATGAATTACTAA
- the tpx gene encoding thiol peroxidase yields the protein MAEITFKGGPVTLVGQEVKIGDQAPDFTVLTNSLEEKSLADMKGKVTIISVIPSIDTGVCDAQTRRFNEEAAKLGDVNVYTISADLPFAQARWCGANGIDKVETLSDHRDMSFGEAFGVYIKELRLLARSVFVLDENGKVVYAEYVSEATNHPNYEKPIEAAKALVK from the coding sequence ATGGCTGAAATTACATTTAAAGGCGGTCCGGTTACACTTGTCGGACAAGAAGTGAAAATAGGAGATCAAGCTCCTGATTTCACAGTGCTGACTAACAGCCTTGAAGAAAAATCGTTAGCTGATATGAAAGGAAAGGTAACGATTATTTCTGTTATCCCTTCAATTGATACAGGTGTTTGTGATGCGCAAACACGCCGTTTTAACGAAGAAGCTGCAAAGCTTGGAGATGTCAACGTCTACACAATCAGTGCAGACCTTCCATTTGCACAAGCTCGCTGGTGCGGCGCTAACGGAATTGACAAAGTGGAAACACTGTCTGACCACAGAGATATGTCATTTGGCGAAGCGTTCGGTGTGTATATTAAAGAACTTCGTTTGCTTGCGCGTTCCGTATTTGTCCTTGATGAGAACGGAAAAGTCGTTTACGCTGAATATGTAAGCGAAGCAACAAACCACCCGAACTATGAAAAGCCAATCGAGGCTGCCAAAGCATTAGTGAAGTAA
- the thiI gene encoding tRNA uracil 4-sulfurtransferase ThiI — translation MNYDHILIRFGEISTKGKNRKSFIERLKQNVRLVLKDYPNLKYFSNRDRMTITLNGEDPEALFPHLKQVFGIQSFSLAIKCDSRLDDIKATALQAIEDQYQPGDTFKVVTKRAYKQFELDTNQMNAEIGGHILRHTEGLTVDVRNPDIPLRIEIREEATFLTIRDEKGAGGLPVGSAGKAMLMLSGGFDSPVAGFYAMKRGLSVEAVHFFSPPYTSERAKQKVMDLAKCLSHFGGSMTLHIVPFTKTQELIQKQIPENYTMTATRRLMLQIADRIREKRNGLAIITGESLGQVASQTLESMYAINAVTSTPILRPLIGMDKTDIIEKSREIGTYETSIQPFEDCCTIFTPPSPKTRPKKEKIEHFESFVDFEPYIQEAVDNIETMTLYSEQEANDKFAELF, via the coding sequence ATGAATTACGATCATATATTAATTCGTTTTGGGGAGATATCGACCAAAGGCAAAAACAGAAAAAGCTTTATTGAGCGCTTAAAGCAAAACGTCAGACTCGTTTTGAAAGACTATCCGAACTTAAAATACTTTTCCAATCGGGACCGCATGACGATTACATTAAATGGAGAAGATCCAGAGGCTCTTTTCCCTCATTTGAAGCAGGTATTTGGCATTCAAAGCTTTAGCCTGGCGATTAAGTGTGACAGCCGCCTGGACGATATTAAAGCTACTGCTCTGCAGGCTATCGAGGACCAGTATCAGCCTGGTGATACGTTTAAAGTCGTGACGAAGAGAGCGTATAAACAATTTGAATTAGATACAAATCAAATGAACGCTGAAATCGGCGGCCATATTTTGCGGCATACAGAAGGATTGACGGTCGATGTCCGCAACCCTGACATCCCGCTCAGAATCGAAATCAGGGAGGAAGCGACCTTTTTGACGATTCGCGATGAAAAAGGTGCAGGCGGCCTGCCGGTTGGTTCAGCAGGCAAAGCGATGCTGATGCTTTCCGGAGGCTTTGACAGCCCTGTGGCGGGTTTTTATGCGATGAAACGGGGATTGTCGGTAGAAGCTGTCCATTTCTTCAGCCCGCCATACACAAGTGAGCGCGCAAAACAAAAGGTAATGGATCTGGCAAAATGCCTGTCCCATTTTGGGGGGAGCATGACGCTTCATATCGTACCGTTTACAAAAACGCAAGAGCTCATCCAAAAACAAATACCTGAAAACTACACAATGACGGCAACCCGACGCCTCATGCTTCAAATTGCCGACAGAATCAGAGAAAAGAGAAACGGGCTTGCCATCATTACGGGGGAAAGTCTCGGTCAGGTAGCGAGCCAAACACTTGAAAGCATGTATGCGATTAATGCGGTGACATCAACACCGATTTTGCGTCCGTTAATCGGTATGGATAAAACAGACATCATCGAAAAATCACGGGAAATCGGCACATATGAGACAAGCATTCAGCCGTTTGAAGACTGCTGCACGATCTTTACGCCGCCAAGTCCGAAAACACGCCCTAAAAAAGAAAAAATCGAACACTTTGAAAGCTTTGTTGATTTTGAGCCGTATATTCAAGAAGCGGTTGATAACATTGAAACCATGACGCTGTATAGTGAACAAGAAGCAAACGATAAATTCGCGGAACTCTTTTAA
- a CDS encoding amidohydrolase: MKAIWHGGFIYTMLEEGDRTEAVYVEDGVIKGTGSYECLKKKYGFPEIEEINLNGAVMFPGFVDSHLHLIGHGEKQLQLDLSALTSKEAILQAAMERERQLPEGDWLIGEGWNENQFETPDYLNKHDLDHLFPNRPVLLKRICRHAIAVNSAALQAAGISRNTPDPDGGVIVKDGSGEPTGLLFDKAQDLILKALPPVSQHYVDKALTAAIEDCWSKGLTGGHSEDLSYYGDASVPLNAYEKAAASGKYPFRCHLLVHHEAVDRWEQLEKPSGPYVEFGAMKIFADGALGGRTALLKEPYHDDPSTNGVQVHDDETLGRLIQKARDKGMEVAVHAIGDLAFEKVLNAIEKHPPKNGRHDRLIHAQVLNDELIEKAARMPIALDLQPHFVASDFPWVIDRLGKDRMNTAFAWKTLKSKGILCAGGSDAPIEPVDPLLGIQSAVLRKSSHEQNGPSYNESECLTVFEAIKLYTEGSAGIIYKEKSRGKIAEGYDADFTVLSEDPFTIDPAQLHLLGIKKTVINGQIVYENE, from the coding sequence ATGAAGGCGATATGGCACGGCGGTTTCATTTATACGATGCTCGAAGAAGGCGATCGGACAGAGGCAGTTTATGTTGAGGATGGTGTCATAAAAGGCACCGGCAGCTATGAATGCTTGAAGAAAAAGTACGGGTTCCCGGAAATAGAAGAAATCAACTTGAACGGAGCAGTAATGTTTCCCGGATTTGTCGACAGCCATTTACATTTGATCGGCCACGGCGAAAAACAGCTTCAGCTCGATCTGTCTGCATTGACTTCTAAAGAAGCTATCTTGCAGGCTGCGATGGAAAGAGAGCGGCAGCTTCCTGAGGGAGATTGGCTCATTGGAGAGGGCTGGAATGAAAATCAGTTTGAGACACCGGACTATTTGAATAAGCATGATTTAGATCACTTATTTCCGAACAGGCCCGTCTTGCTCAAGCGAATATGCCGTCATGCGATAGCCGTCAATTCTGCGGCTCTTCAAGCGGCAGGGATTTCAAGAAACACTCCTGACCCTGACGGCGGAGTCATTGTAAAAGATGGAAGTGGTGAGCCGACCGGGCTTCTGTTTGATAAGGCGCAGGATTTGATCCTAAAGGCTCTCCCGCCAGTCTCCCAGCACTATGTTGATAAGGCGCTTACGGCTGCAATAGAGGACTGCTGGTCAAAAGGCCTGACAGGCGGACATTCCGAAGACTTGTCCTATTATGGAGATGCTTCGGTGCCGCTGAATGCTTATGAGAAAGCTGCCGCCAGCGGAAAGTATCCGTTCCGCTGCCATTTGCTCGTTCATCACGAAGCGGTTGATCGATGGGAGCAGCTGGAGAAGCCGTCCGGTCCGTATGTGGAGTTTGGTGCGATGAAAATCTTTGCGGATGGGGCGCTTGGCGGGAGAACGGCTTTATTGAAAGAACCATATCATGATGATCCATCCACTAATGGTGTTCAGGTTCATGATGATGAAACTCTTGGACGGCTCATTCAAAAAGCGAGAGATAAAGGCATGGAGGTTGCGGTTCACGCAATCGGCGATCTTGCTTTTGAAAAAGTGCTGAACGCAATAGAAAAGCACCCGCCTAAAAACGGCCGGCATGATCGGCTGATTCATGCACAAGTGCTGAATGACGAATTAATTGAAAAAGCGGCACGCATGCCGATCGCACTTGATCTTCAGCCGCATTTCGTCGCCAGCGATTTTCCGTGGGTCATTGACCGTCTCGGAAAAGACCGGATGAACACAGCCTTTGCGTGGAAAACGCTCAAGTCTAAGGGCATTTTATGCGCGGGCGGCTCAGACGCCCCGATTGAGCCTGTTGACCCGCTTCTTGGCATCCAGTCCGCGGTGCTCCGGAAAAGCAGCCATGAACAGAACGGGCCAAGCTATAATGAAAGCGAATGTTTAACAGTATTTGAAGCCATTAAGCTTTATACAGAAGGAAGCGCCGGGATCATTTATAAAGAGAAGTCACGCGGAAAAATCGCTGAAGGATATGACGCGGATTTTACGGTTCTCAGCGAGGATCCGTTTACAATTGACCCTGCACAGCTTCATCTTTTGGGCATTAAAAAAACCGTGATTAACGGCCAGATTGTATATGAAAATGAATAA
- a CDS encoding cysteine desulfurase family protein, which yields MLYLDNSSTTKPYDEVLNTYEQTSSRYFGNPSSLHRYGAETEQLLQAAKNQMKRSLGLKKYDIVFTSGATEANNLALKGAALSKIKAGKHIIATSIEHPSVTESLEQLTELFGFDITYLSVNEDGFVSIEELKQAIRPDTVLVSMMHVNNEVGSVQPIEEAGEVLKEHPNILFHVDYVQGIYKVPLAIEKAGIDLCSISGHKFHGLKGTGALIVKEGTRLIPLITGGSQQKGIRAGTEHTAGAVSLAKAINLAAADFETRLDTMAAAKELFIKRLSETEGVVVNTPQINSAPHIINFSVPGIKAEVLLHMLEEQNIFVSTTSACSAKEHKPSQVLLQMGKGEQIAGSSIRISLNYSQTSEVADPFMNALVPGIKKLKKMMR from the coding sequence ATGTTATATTTAGACAATAGTTCAACGACGAAACCTTACGATGAAGTCTTGAACACATATGAACAGACAAGCAGCCGATATTTCGGCAATCCTTCATCTTTGCACCGATATGGAGCCGAAACGGAACAGCTACTTCAGGCAGCCAAAAATCAAATGAAAAGGTCCTTAGGCCTAAAAAAATATGATATTGTATTTACGTCAGGCGCTACAGAAGCTAATAATTTGGCTTTAAAAGGGGCCGCTTTGTCAAAAATAAAAGCAGGCAAACATATCATTGCCACTTCTATCGAACATCCGTCTGTTACGGAATCGTTAGAACAGCTGACTGAGTTATTCGGATTTGACATCACTTATCTTTCAGTAAATGAAGACGGATTTGTTTCAATAGAAGAACTGAAACAAGCCATCCGTCCTGATACTGTGCTTGTCAGCATGATGCATGTGAATAATGAAGTCGGTTCCGTCCAGCCCATTGAAGAGGCAGGGGAAGTGCTGAAAGAGCACCCGAACATTTTATTTCACGTCGATTATGTGCAGGGCATCTATAAAGTGCCCTTGGCGATTGAAAAAGCCGGCATTGACCTTTGTTCGATTTCCGGACATAAATTTCACGGCTTGAAGGGGACAGGCGCGCTTATCGTAAAAGAAGGAACACGCCTTATTCCGCTGATAACGGGGGGCTCTCAGCAAAAAGGCATTCGGGCCGGAACGGAGCATACTGCGGGTGCGGTTTCGCTTGCCAAAGCCATTAATCTTGCCGCTGCTGATTTTGAAACAAGGCTTGACACGATGGCTGCCGCAAAGGAATTGTTTATAAAAAGACTGAGTGAAACCGAAGGCGTCGTTGTCAACACGCCTCAAATCAATTCTGCGCCGCACATTATTAATTTCTCTGTCCCAGGGATTAAAGCAGAAGTGCTATTACACATGCTTGAGGAACAGAATATATTCGTCTCAACGACATCAGCCTGCTCGGCAAAAGAGCATAAGCCCAGCCAAGTTCTTTTGCAGATGGGCAAGGGAGAGCAAATTGCCGGAAGCAGCATCAGAATCAGCTTAAATTACAGCCAGACAAGCGAAGTGGCAGACCCGTTTATGAACGCGCTTGTCCCCGGCATCAAAAAATTAAAGAAAATGATGAGGTAG
- a CDS encoding RDD family protein, protein MDATFEELERNDIKGPQEEAERLTHAYAGFWVRFWAFLLDWLVVWGLNHVLVSPLFTVLDLPKTSGMFTFSAYSVTTLVVYLAYFALMTKFFRQTLGKMVFGLKVVSVKPDRKLTWSTVIFREVVGRYIDKIWILYIVVAFSPTKQGIHDYIADTTVVHEKLYRK, encoded by the coding sequence ATGGATGCGACATTTGAAGAGTTAGAGCGAAATGACATCAAAGGCCCGCAAGAAGAAGCGGAGCGGCTGACACACGCCTATGCCGGCTTTTGGGTTCGTTTCTGGGCTTTCCTGCTTGATTGGCTCGTTGTATGGGGATTAAACCATGTACTTGTTTCTCCCCTCTTTACCGTATTGGATCTGCCGAAGACATCCGGCATGTTTACCTTCTCGGCCTACAGTGTGACAACGCTTGTTGTTTATCTTGCCTACTTTGCCTTAATGACAAAGTTCTTCAGGCAGACACTTGGAAAAATGGTGTTCGGCCTCAAAGTGGTTTCTGTGAAACCGGATCGCAAGCTGACATGGAGCACAGTGATTTTTCGAGAAGTAGTCGGACGGTATATTGATAAGATTTGGATTTTATATATCGTCGTTGCTTTTTCGCCCACAAAGCAGGGGATTCATGATTACATTGCGGATACGACTGTGGTGCATGAAAAATTATACCGTAAATAA
- a CDS encoding NAD kinase translates to MTDQRRNVYFFHKQDQKTNEQASSLTQLAEEHGFTVVNQHSDANIIASIGGDGTFLQAVRKTNFRDDCLYVGIAKKGKAHLYCDFHSDEREKMVDAMTFEQIEVRKYPLIEVTVDNASPFHCLNEVSIRSSIIKTFVMDVLIDDLHFETFRGDGMIISTPTGSTAYNKSVAGAVVDPLLPCMQVSELASLNNNTYRTLGSPFVLSSDRKLTLRVVQDGNEHPIIGLDNEALSTRNVKTIEIKLSEKKIKTVKLKDNSFWEKVKRTFL, encoded by the coding sequence ATGACCGATCAACGCCGTAATGTTTATTTTTTTCACAAACAGGACCAGAAAACAAACGAACAAGCCAGCTCTTTAACCCAATTGGCTGAAGAGCATGGATTTACGGTTGTCAATCAGCACTCAGATGCCAATATTATCGCAAGCATTGGCGGGGACGGCACATTTTTGCAGGCAGTCAGAAAAACGAATTTCCGTGACGACTGCTTGTACGTCGGCATTGCCAAAAAGGGGAAAGCTCATTTATATTGCGACTTTCATAGTGATGAGCGAGAAAAAATGGTCGATGCGATGACGTTTGAACAAATTGAAGTCAGAAAATATCCGCTGATTGAAGTGACAGTGGATAACGCCAGTCCTTTCCATTGCTTGAACGAGGTTTCCATCCGTTCAAGCATTATTAAAACCTTTGTGATGGACGTGCTGATTGACGACCTGCACTTTGAAACGTTTAGAGGGGACGGCATGATTATCTCAACCCCTACAGGCAGCACCGCATATAACAAGTCTGTTGCAGGAGCGGTTGTTGATCCGCTGCTGCCATGCATGCAGGTTTCTGAGCTTGCATCCCTTAACAATAACACCTACCGGACACTCGGCTCGCCATTTGTCCTCAGCTCTGACCGAAAGCTGACCCTTCGTGTGGTGCAAGACGGAAATGAGCACCCAATCATCGGCTTGGACAATGAAGCACTCAGCACGAGAAATGTTAAAACGATTGAAATTAAATTGTCTGAAAAGAAAATCAAAACAGTCAAACTAAAGGACAATTCATTTTGGGAGAAAGTGAAGCGCACTTTTTTATAG
- a CDS encoding DUF2953 domain-containing protein: MVYVLTAILILIGIVLLFRMKIHVAMEYLHADDNDKLTLKITTLFGLIRIKKTIPTIKLNKDDGTVDIKQKTESKMKKSSKKKKITQGDVQQSINKIEMILHQVTRLRKISASFLAHLHITKLEWVTVVGIQDAAVTGVLTGAVWGVKGGIAAMLYDHLDFVNKPVYEVIPSFQVPVSKTHFQCIFFFRFGHAMLAAFKFVKYGRELSVLKKNPSARMTSKNDSSV; this comes from the coding sequence ATGGTATATGTGCTGACAGCCATTCTTATTCTCATAGGGATCGTACTGCTTTTCAGAATGAAGATCCATGTCGCGATGGAGTATCTTCATGCCGATGATAATGACAAATTGACTTTGAAGATCACAACGCTGTTTGGCCTCATACGGATCAAAAAAACAATCCCGACGATTAAGTTGAACAAAGATGATGGAACTGTGGATATCAAACAAAAAACGGAATCCAAAATGAAAAAAAGCAGTAAAAAGAAGAAAATTACGCAAGGTGATGTACAGCAAAGCATTAATAAAATTGAAATGATTTTACATCAGGTCACCAGATTACGCAAAATCAGCGCGTCTTTTCTGGCGCATTTACATATCACAAAACTCGAATGGGTTACAGTTGTCGGAATTCAGGACGCGGCAGTAACAGGTGTGTTAACAGGTGCTGTATGGGGTGTGAAAGGCGGTATCGCCGCGATGCTTTACGATCATCTGGACTTTGTGAACAAACCCGTCTATGAAGTGATCCCATCATTTCAAGTCCCTGTTTCCAAGACCCATTTCCAGTGTATATTCTTTTTTCGCTTTGGACATGCTATGCTTGCAGCTTTCAAATTCGTCAAATACGGCCGGGAGCTATCCGTATTAAAGAAGAATCCGTCGGCTCGAATGACTTCAAAGAATGATTCATCAGTTTAA